A genomic region of Synechococcus sp. NOUM97013 contains the following coding sequences:
- a CDS encoding SGNH/GDSL hydrolase family protein — protein MTPARQEPKTVLCFGDSNTWGFNPDGSGRLPYATRWPNQLEHRLNEASTGPLWRTVEDGLNSRTWLLDDPIGAVSYGADYSCSGRSHLKTALHSHKPIDVVVLALGCNDCKHYLNLAAEQIAAGASILIHDIRQAVHCGPRDRPKRTPHIVLMTPPLMRITPQSLTWGFAGADTKSKAVAARYLSLAEELQVASFDVQRVAAPSPLDGVHFDSDAQSAIADALTTCILQTLHQTHP, from the coding sequence ATGACTCCAGCGCGTCAAGAGCCGAAGACGGTGCTCTGCTTCGGCGACTCGAACACTTGGGGGTTCAACCCTGATGGCAGCGGTCGACTGCCCTATGCAACGCGCTGGCCGAATCAACTGGAACACCGCCTCAATGAGGCTTCCACAGGGCCCCTCTGGCGCACGGTGGAAGACGGTCTGAATTCCCGCACCTGGCTGCTGGATGACCCCATCGGTGCCGTCAGCTATGGCGCGGACTACAGCTGCAGTGGACGCTCCCATTTGAAGACAGCTCTGCACTCCCACAAACCGATCGATGTCGTGGTGCTGGCGTTGGGCTGCAACGACTGCAAGCACTACCTCAACCTGGCCGCTGAACAGATCGCTGCCGGCGCCAGCATCCTCATTCACGACATCCGCCAGGCAGTCCATTGCGGGCCGCGTGATCGTCCCAAACGCACACCCCACATCGTGTTGATGACACCGCCTTTGATGAGGATCACGCCGCAATCGTTGACCTGGGGATTTGCTGGGGCTGATACGAAATCGAAGGCTGTCGCAGCGCGCTACCTGAGCCTCGCTGAGGAGCTGCAGGTGGCCAGCTTCGATGTTCAGCGCGTCGCGGCCCCTTCTCCTCTTGATGGCGTGCATTTCGACAGCGACGCCCAGTCCGCCATCGCTGACGCGCTGACCACTTGCATTCTGCAAACGCTGCACCAGACCCACCCATGA
- a CDS encoding DUF481 domain-containing protein: MLKTSAFLTAGLICFGAAAHAETVTLELRNGDKLHGELIEADTNDSTIVLDHPVLGRLSIPRTALVPPPQHKPWKLSLSGGLSGSNTDDDFDSGATGQLKVSYTEGANEVVLQGRAEYDVSRDKGESKASTDTNEGDAELRYTRSLGNRLNAYAATRFSYDTLNKIGTDTILGSIGLGYDLFQNDSTRVRVSLGPSMQSTWGGTGCAADPVCGQAYAAGSARAELQWNPNSALRLNVTNTYTGAFSDGIKTNNVFSVGLKIFPMGNERLFTSLNGQLIYNELQTPRINNSVSMQVGVQLD, translated from the coding sequence GTGTTGAAGACAAGTGCATTTCTCACCGCAGGCCTGATCTGCTTTGGAGCCGCGGCCCACGCGGAGACCGTCACACTCGAGTTGCGCAATGGCGACAAGCTTCACGGGGAACTGATCGAAGCCGACACCAACGACAGCACGATCGTCTTGGACCATCCAGTGCTGGGACGTCTCAGCATTCCAAGAACGGCGTTGGTCCCACCGCCGCAACACAAACCCTGGAAACTGAGCTTGTCTGGTGGCCTGTCGGGCTCCAACACCGACGATGACTTTGACAGCGGCGCAACCGGGCAACTGAAGGTGAGCTACACCGAGGGTGCCAATGAGGTGGTGCTTCAGGGTCGTGCTGAATATGACGTGTCACGCGACAAGGGTGAAAGCAAAGCAAGCACCGACACCAATGAAGGCGATGCCGAACTGCGCTACACCCGATCGCTTGGCAACCGGCTGAATGCTTATGCCGCCACACGCTTCAGTTACGACACGCTGAACAAGATCGGCACCGACACCATCCTGGGATCCATTGGCCTGGGCTACGACCTGTTCCAGAACGACAGCACACGCGTGAGGGTGTCACTGGGTCCATCGATGCAGAGCACGTGGGGAGGTACAGGCTGTGCGGCTGACCCAGTGTGCGGACAGGCGTACGCAGCAGGCTCGGCCCGCGCCGAACTGCAATGGAACCCCAACTCAGCACTGCGCCTGAATGTGACCAACACCTACACAGGCGCTTTTAGCGATGGCATCAAAACCAACAACGTGTTCTCGGTTGGCCTCAAGATTTTCCCGATGGGCAACGAACGCCTGTTCACCTCGTTGAACGGTCAGTTGATTTACAACGAGCTGCAGACACCGCGCATCAACAACAGCGTCTCGATGCAGGTCGGCGTTCAGCTGGACTGA
- a CDS encoding Y-family DNA polymerase — protein sequence MARVTALIDANNFYASCEQSLDPALLGRPVVVLSNNDGCIVARSAEARALGIKMGTPYFKVRSDLEQQGVVVRSSNYALYADMSQRLMSLLESQVEDLEVYSIDEAFAQISRPSTLDLLPWGRQVRALARRNLGLPIAIGLGASKGQAKLANRLAKVNPGHAGLFDLGHCSEADRWLETIDIEDVWGIGRKLAHWCRARGIRNARELRDTASGPLRAKAGVVGLRLQRELQGHACLPLDLAPSPKQETCVSRSFSQPINSLTELREAVATYVVRAAEKLRKQQQRAASLSVYTRTSPFVPAFYSRSASIHLDLPSNDTQTLLHAALPLVERIFQPHRQLTKAGVLMQHLQSTDHLQHHLLVPCSEHEQQRRATLMSTIDGLNRRYGSGTVQWAACGLHPAWGMRRERLGQAATTRLSDVPVVQA from the coding sequence ATGGCCCGGGTGACGGCCCTGATCGACGCCAACAACTTCTATGCCTCCTGCGAGCAGAGCCTCGACCCGGCTCTACTCGGCCGACCGGTGGTCGTGCTCTCCAACAACGACGGCTGCATCGTGGCCCGCAGCGCCGAAGCCCGGGCTCTCGGCATCAAAATGGGAACGCCTTATTTCAAGGTGAGAAGCGATCTGGAGCAGCAAGGCGTCGTGGTACGCAGCTCCAACTACGCCCTCTACGCCGACATGAGCCAGCGATTGATGAGTCTGCTGGAGAGCCAGGTGGAAGACCTTGAGGTGTATTCCATCGATGAAGCCTTCGCCCAGATCAGTCGACCGTCGACGCTGGATCTGCTGCCCTGGGGACGCCAGGTGCGGGCCCTGGCCCGACGCAACCTGGGGCTGCCGATCGCCATCGGCCTAGGGGCGAGCAAAGGACAAGCGAAACTCGCCAACCGTTTGGCCAAAGTGAATCCCGGCCATGCCGGTCTGTTTGATCTGGGGCATTGCAGCGAAGCAGACCGTTGGCTGGAAACGATCGACATTGAAGACGTGTGGGGCATCGGTCGAAAACTCGCCCACTGGTGCCGAGCGCGTGGCATTCGCAATGCCCGGGAACTGCGTGACACGGCCAGCGGTCCACTGCGCGCCAAAGCGGGTGTGGTGGGACTGCGCCTGCAACGGGAACTGCAGGGCCACGCCTGCCTGCCCCTCGATCTGGCCCCCTCTCCAAAACAGGAGACCTGCGTCAGCCGCAGTTTCAGCCAACCGATCAACTCACTCACAGAGCTGCGTGAAGCCGTGGCCACCTACGTGGTGCGTGCGGCCGAAAAACTGCGCAAGCAACAGCAGCGAGCTGCTTCGCTGAGCGTCTACACCCGCACCAGTCCGTTTGTCCCCGCCTTCTACAGCCGCAGCGCCAGCATCCATCTGGATCTACCCAGCAATGACACACAGACGCTGCTGCATGCGGCACTGCCCCTGGTGGAGCGGATCTTTCAGCCCCATCGCCAGCTGACGAAAGCCGGTGTATTGATGCAGCACCTGCAGAGCACCGACCACCTGCAGCACCACCTGCTCGTGCCCTGCAGTGAACACGAGCAGCAACGACGGGCAACGCTGATGAGCACGATCGATGGCCTCAACCGCCGCTACGGCAGCGGCACCGTGCAATGGGCCGCCTGTGGCCTGCATCCCGCCTGGGGCATGCGGCGAGAGCGGCTGGGGCAAGCGGCCACAACGCGCCTGAGTGATGTCCCTGTGGTCCAGGCGTAA
- a CDS encoding SDR family oxidoreductase has translation MQDSMFQLDGQVALITGCRRGIGRAMAEALAEAGADIIGLSASMETDGGAVGASIRRHGRRFWGYRCDLGSRSSVDQTLNTLLAQHPSIDVLVNNAGIVERAPAEEHGDDLWDQVLEVNLSACFRISRRIGASMLERGRGSIISTASVLSHQGGLHVASYAASKAGLANLTRSLANEWAGRGVRVNAIAPGYIETDMTDVLRTDPIRHRQILERVPAGRFGSPDDLRGPVVFLASEASRYMHGETLVVDGGWLGR, from the coding sequence ATGCAGGATTCAATGTTCCAGCTGGATGGCCAGGTGGCGCTGATCACGGGATGTCGCCGTGGAATCGGACGCGCCATGGCCGAGGCCCTGGCTGAGGCAGGTGCCGACATCATTGGGCTCAGTGCATCGATGGAAACGGACGGCGGTGCGGTGGGAGCCAGCATTCGCCGCCATGGGCGACGTTTCTGGGGCTATCGCTGCGATCTAGGGAGCCGCAGCTCCGTTGACCAGACACTGAACACGCTGCTGGCGCAGCATCCCAGCATCGATGTGCTCGTGAACAACGCGGGCATCGTTGAACGGGCACCGGCAGAAGAGCACGGTGACGATCTGTGGGATCAGGTTCTGGAGGTGAACCTGAGCGCCTGCTTCCGCATCAGTCGCCGCATCGGCGCCTCAATGCTTGAACGGGGCCGGGGCAGCATCATTTCAACCGCCTCAGTGCTGAGCCATCAGGGGGGCTTGCATGTGGCCAGCTACGCCGCCAGCAAAGCTGGCCTGGCCAATCTCACCCGCTCACTGGCCAATGAATGGGCAGGTCGAGGCGTGAGGGTCAATGCAATCGCACCGGGATACATCGAAACGGACATGACCGATGTGCTGCGAACCGACCCGATCCGCCACCGGCAAATCCTGGAGCGTGTGCCAGCCGGTCGCTTCGGATCACCGGATGACCTCAGGGGGCCGGTGGTGTTCCTGGCGAGTGAAGCGTCCCGCTACATGCACGGGGAAACCCTTGTGGTGGACGGCGGCTGGCTGGGACGCTGA
- a CDS encoding LexA family transcriptional regulator: MAIDRPCLHPPQPLRAQRTPLQLPLAGEQVAAGFPSPAEDYVDVGIDLNDQLIRHPTSTFFLRVSGDSMTGAGIHDGDLLVVDRSLNPRPGRVVVAVLDGGFTLKRLVRHQGRLRLEAANPDYPPLELQTCSDVQIWGVAVHVIHPL, encoded by the coding sequence ATGGCGATCGATCGCCCTTGCCTTCATCCACCGCAACCCCTGCGAGCGCAGCGGACACCCTTGCAGCTGCCCCTCGCCGGTGAACAGGTCGCCGCTGGCTTTCCCTCTCCTGCAGAGGACTACGTGGATGTGGGCATCGACCTCAACGATCAACTCATCCGTCATCCCACCAGCACGTTCTTTCTCCGGGTCAGCGGTGATTCCATGACCGGTGCCGGCATTCATGACGGCGATCTGCTGGTGGTGGACCGCAGCCTCAACCCTCGACCAGGCCGCGTCGTAGTGGCTGTTCTCGACGGCGGTTTCACCCTGAAACGACTGGTGCGTCATCAGGGCCGCCTGCGCCTGGAAGCGGCCAATCCCGACTACCCGCCCCTGGAACTACAGACCTGTAGTGACGTGCAGATCTGGGGCGTGGCCGTGCATGTGATCCACCCGCTCTGA